A section of the Drosophila sechellia strain sech25 chromosome 3L, ASM438219v1, whole genome shotgun sequence genome encodes:
- the LOC6604887 gene encoding uncharacterized protein LOC6604887, with protein MWQFDTRLIELVRANPKLYERELRNAPYEAHKKRHPEIWSSIATSLNSDASACVTRWNHLVAKQSRELAKEKAGGTGSDWSLLPHLKFLHLHHYPINHRNSGDLSRSTLKSSEEVNDEEDPLQEAMDEQLAVAGAAPPTPTNPAQATTVASVQAKKRIEALLEGLGEANRIKAEKRILAYLCKCNLRALNDEQIDDIVI; from the exons atgtgGCAGTTCGACACGCGACTTATTGAGCTGGTTAGGGCTAATCCCAAGCTTTATGAGCGCGAACTTAGAAACGCACCCTACGAAGCGCATAAGAAGCGCCATCCGGAAATCTGGAGCAGCATCGCCACTTCATTAAATTCAGATG CTAGTGCCTGTGTCACTCGTTGGAACCATCTGGTGGCCAAACAGAGTCGGGAGCTGGCCAAAGAAAAAGCCGGAGGCACTGGCTCCGATTGGAGTCTTCTGCCGCATTTGAAATTCCTGCACCTTCACCACTATCCGATTAATCACCGAAATTCGGGTGACCTGAGTAGGAGCACACTGAAATCCAGCGAAGAGGTCAACGACGAAGAGGATCCGCTCCAGGAGGCCATGGATGAGCAGCTGGCTGTGGCGGGAGCTGCACCACCAACACCCACAAATCCTGCCCAGGCAACGACAGTGGCTTCCGTCCAAGCAAAAAAGAGGATAGAAGCTCTGCTCGAAGGACTGGGCGAAGCGAACCGAATTAAGGCGGAGAAACGCATCCTGGCCTACCTATGCAAATGCAATCTGCGCGCCCTCAACGACGAGCAAATCGATGATATAGTTATTTAG
- the LOC6604888 gene encoding uncharacterized protein LOC6604888, whose translation MAAENYHLKWDSHLTYLNSSIATLYKNEKFADVVLYSSYNSSGIPSDIPTVGISAHKFILSASSQFFATMFETAPITNPNGVLYVVLPPELSHRAIQILVQYMYSGEATVSNDILNEVLRGGEILKIRGLCRTSSSNGGGSGSVVTTTHHPHSLAGHLHPREASTMYMSNGSRTALPPPPPPPQSTMSAQLQGDLYSSKPGVSTRFALDHHHLSSHHSHLNHHNPQQQFRGLGASVMPKDSPVIIKSPKLAAHTGLLTVASSSKLGISVNKEVAIDPEDKCCFAAPGQLESQSHPPPPTSTTTTVGGGGSVGGSGAPPSQPISICTEVGCSSCPLAAGPGADQAETTLRRTEYEEQALRERNEVGLVFERRLRRESACERPRDYYEAPHFEHVVPSRLAATPPPPPQQAPPSHPPNLRHPHNFLTIKQEPTDWSNNPPNASSASNNNNLEELPLASPKQPLDFKMSAVKLEVNRNRGTPSEESEEHTLRDYNNFKQLLVCEICQKSFEDTKMLVRHLGTHAGDPTGGTERNLLPSSASGSTSSSSSNLALRSVKTYVPKKRRRVSQQENNMDHDHVTLLCDLCSTSFDTPAEWVRHMNSQHTEVELAMFNSKKDGEQKGQQPPPPPATSSSSTVSNSQMQPKYPSSTATRSTHSLMLHKMSNSDAVATTTSPGASTSPNG comes from the exons ATGGCCGCCGAAAACTATCACCTCAAGTGGGACTCACACCTCACCTATCTGAACTCTTCCATAGCCACACTTTATAA GAACGAAAAGTTCGCCGATGTGGTTCTGTACAGCTCCTACAACAGCAGCGGAATCCCCTCGGATATACCCACAGTGGGCATCTCGGCCCACAAGTTCATCCTGAGTGCTTCGTCCCAGTTCTTCGCCACCATGTTCGAAACGGCACCGATCACCAATCCCAATGGAGTGCTCTATGTGGTCCTGCCGCCCGAACTTAGCCATCGTGCCATCCAGATCCTGGTTCAGTACATGTACAGCGGCGAGGCCACCGTTTCCAACGACATACTCAACGAGGTCCTGCGCGGCGGTGAGATCCTCAAGATCCGTGGCCTGTGCCGCACCAGCTCTTCCAATGGCGGTGGCTCTGGCTCAGTGGTCACAACCACACACCATCCCCACTCACTGGCCGGGCACCTGCATCCGCGAGAGGCCAGCACCATGTACATGTCGAATGGCTCTCGAACCGCTTTgccgcctcctccgccgccgccacaATCAACCATGTCGGCGCAACTTCAGGGAGATCTCTATTCCAGCAAGCCGGGTGTATCCACACGTTTCGCTTTGGATCACCACCACCTGTCGTCACATCACAGCCACCTGAATCACCATAATCCTCAGCAGCAGTTTCGTGGACTTGGTGCCTCCGTTATGCCCAAGGACTCGCCCGTGATCATTAAGTCACCCAAATTGGCCGCCCACACAGGACTACTAACCGTCGCGAGCAGCAGCAAGTTGGGCATTTCCGTCAACAAGGAGGTGGCCATCGATCCGGAGGATAAATGCTGTTTTGCGGCACCCGGTCAGTTGGAGTCGCAGTctcacccaccaccaccaacctCCACAACGACAACAGTAGGAGGGGGAGGATCAGTTGGAGGTTCAGGTGCCCCGCCATCGCagcccatttccatttgcacgGAGGTGGGCTGCAGCAGTTGTCCCCTGGCCGCCGGACCAGGTGCTGACCAAGCGGAGACCACGCTGCGGCGGACAGAGTACGAGGAGCAGGCACTCCGTGAGCGAAACGAGGTGGGCCTGGTCTTCGAGCGACGCCTGAGGAGGGAGAGCGCATGCGAAAGAC CTCGGGACTACTATGAAGCACCACACTTTGAGCACGTGGTGCCCTCCCGCCTGGCAGCCACGCCTCCGCCACCACCACAGCAGGCACCACCATCACATCCGCCGAACCTTCGACATCCGCACAACTTCCTCACCATCAAACAGGAGCCGACCGACTGGAGCAACAACCCACCAAACGCCTCCAGTGCGTcgaacaacaacaatctgGAGGAGTTGCCATTGGCTTCGCCCAAGCAGCCACTCGACTTCAAGATGTCCGCCGTGAAGCTGGAGGTGAATAGGAATCGCGGAACACCCTCCGAGGAGAGCGAGGAGCACACGCTGCGCGACTATAACAACTTCAAGCAGCTGCTGGTCTGCGAGATCTGTCAGAAGTCCTTCGAGGACACCAAGATGCTGGTACGTCACCTGGGCACACATGCCGGCGATCCCACGGGCGGCACAGAGAGGAACCTCCTGCCATCCAGTGCCAGCGGGAGCACCTCATCCTCCTCCAGCAATCTCGCCCTGCGATCTGTTAAGACCTATGTGCCAAAGAAACGACGCCGCGTTTCG caaCAGGAGAACAATATGGATCACGATCACGTAACTCTGCTCTGCGATTTGTGTTCCAC ATCCTTCGATACGCCGGCGGAGTGGGTGCGCCACATGAACAGCCAGCACACGGAGGTCGAGTTGGCCATGTTCAACAGCAAGAAGGATGGCGAGCAGAAGGG CCAgcagccaccgccgccgccggcgACCAGCAGCTCTTCCACAGTGTCCAACAGCCAAATGCAGCCAAAGTATCCCAGCTCCACCGCCACCAGATCGACGCACTCCCTCATGCTGCACAAGATGAGCAACAGCGATGCAGTGGCCACAACCACATCTCCTGGAGCATCCACCTCACCAAATGGCTAA
- the LOC6604889 gene encoding pyrimidodiazepine synthase has translation MSAGKHLAKGSPKPVLPDDGVLRLYSMRFCPYAHRAHLVLNAKNVPHHSVYINLTEKPEWLVEVSPLLKVPALQLVAEKGEPSLIESLIIAEYLDDKYPENPLLPKDPLGRAQDKILLERFSGITSAFMKILLQGTGLDDFWTALEIFEEELTKRGTPYFGGNKPGFVDYMIWPWFERLSVIELKLQKEYNFNESRFPKISKWIPLLKADSVVQSFYVTPEQHNEFWRTRATGKANYDLLA, from the exons ATGAGTGCTGGTAAACATTTGGCCAAAG GTTCCCCCAAGCCTGTCCTCCCTGACGATGGAGTCCTCCGCCTGTACTCCATGAGGTTCTGCCCCTACGCTCACCGAGCCCATCTCGTCCTGAACGCCAAGAATGTGCCCCATCACAGCGTCTACATCAATCTCACCGAGAAACCAGAGTGGCTGGTGGAAGTGAGTCCGTTGCTTAAGGTGCCTGCCCTGCAGCTGGTGGCGGAGAAGGGTGAGCCCTCGCTCATCGAGTCGCTGATTATTGCCGAGTATCTGGACGACAAGTACCCGGAGAATCCGCTGCTGCCCAAGGACCCATTAGGGCGGGCCCAGGACAAGATCCTGCTGGAGCGCTTCAGCGGCATCACCAGTGCCTTCATGAAGATCCTCTTGCAGGGCACCGGGCTGGATGATTTCTGGACGGCACTTGAAATCTTTGAGGAGGAGTTGACCAAGCGGGGCACCCCATACTTTGGCGGCAACAAGCCCGGCTTCGTGGACTACATGATCTGGCCCTGGTTCGAACGCCTCTCTGTAATCGAGTTGAAGTTGCAGAAGGAGTACAACTTCAACGAGAGTCGCTTCCCCAAGATCAGCAAGTGGATTCCCCTCCTGAAGGCGGACTCGGTGGTGCAGTCCTTCTATGTCACTCCCGAGCAGCACAACGAGTTCTGGCGCACCCGCGCGACCGGCAAGGCAAACTACGATCTGCTGGCTTAG
- the LOC6604890 gene encoding pyrimidodiazepine synthase, producing the protein MSNGRHLAKGSPMPDVPEDGILRLYSMRFCPFAQRVHLVLDAKQIPYHSIYINLTDKPEWLLDKNPQGKVPALEIVREPGPPVLTESLLICEYLDEQYPLRPLYPRDPLKKVQDKLLIERFGAVLGAFFKASDGGDLDPFWSGLDVYERELARRGTEFFGGEQTGILDYMIWPWCERLELLKLQRGEDYNYDESRFPQLTLWLERMKRDPAVMAFYMEAEVQAEFLRTRSLGRANYNLLVKDA; encoded by the exons ATGAGTAACGGCAGGCATTTGGCTAAAG GCTCACCCATGCCGGATGTTCCCGAGGATGGTATCCTTCGCCTGTACTCGATGCGCTTCTGCCCATTTGCCCAACGGGTGCATCTGGTCCTGGACGCCAAGCAGATCCCGTATCACAGCATCTACATTAATCTCACAGACAAGCCGGAGTGGCTGCTGGACAAGAATCCACAGGGCAAGGTGCCGGCTCTAGAAATCGTGCGAGAACCTGGACCACCTGTGCTCACAGAGTCGCTACTGATTTGCGAATATCTGGACGAGCAGTATCCACTGCGACCACTCTATCCACGTGATCCGCTGAAGAAAGTGCAGGATAAGCTACTAATCGAGCGATTTGGAGCGGTGCTAGGTGCCTTTTTCAAGGCATCCGATGGCGGTGATCTGGATCCCTTCTGGAGCGGCCTGGACGTCTACGAAAGGGAGCTGGCTCGCCGTGGTACGGAATTCTTTGGTGGCGAGCAGACGGGCATTCTGGACTACATGATTTGGCCCTGGTGTGAGCGCCTCGAGCTCCTTAAGTTGCAGCGTGGAGAGGATTATAACTACGATGAGAGCCGCTTCCCCCAGCTG ACCCTTTGGCTGGAACGCATGAAACGGGATCCGGCTGTGATGGCCTTTTACATGGAGGCCGAGGTTCAGGCGGAGTTTCTGCGCACACGGAGCCTGGGTCGAGCCAACTACAATCTGCTGGTCAAGGATGCCTGA
- the LOC6604891 gene encoding pyrimidodiazepine synthase isoform X1, producing the protein MALPQKHFKRGSTKPELPEDGVPRFFSMAFCPFSHRVRLMLTAKQIEHHKIYVDLIEKPEWYKDFSPLGKVPALQLTGVKDQPTLVESLIIAEYLDQQYPQTRLFPTDPLQKALDKILIERFAPVVSAIYPVLTCNPNAPKDAIQNFENALDVFEVELGKRGTPYFTGQHIGIVDYMIWPWFERFPSMKINTEQKYELDAKRFEKLLKWRDLMTQDEVVQKTALDVQLHAEFQKSKTLGNPQYDLAFKGTP; encoded by the exons ATGGCCCTGCCGCAAAAGCACTTCAAGAGAG GTTCCACCAAGCCCGAGCTGCCTGAAGATGGAGTTCCTCGTTTCTTTTCCATGGCATTCTGCCCCTTCAGCCACCGAGTTCGGCTCATGCTGACCGCCAAACAGATTGAACATCATAAGATCTACGTCGATTTGATTGAGAAGCCAGAATGGTACAAGGATTTCAGTCCCCTGGGCAAAGTGCCCGCCCTGCAGCTTACTGGGGTGAAAGATCAACCGACCCTCGTGGAGTCGCTCATCATAGCAGAGTACTTGGACCAGCAATACCCCCAGACACGACTCTTTCCCACTGATCCGCTTCAGAAGGCGCTGGACAAGATTCTAATCGAACGTTTTGCTCCAGTGGTCAGTGCAATTTATCCTGTGCTGACTTGTAATCCCAACGCTCCGAAAGATGCCATACAGAACTTCGAGAATGCCTTGGATGTTTTTGAAGTGGAGTTGGGCAAAAGAGGAACCCCCTACTTTACGGGCCAGCACATTGGAATCGTGGACTACATGATTTGGCCTTGGTTCGAACGTTTTCCCAGCATGAAAATCAATACGGAGCAAAAGTATGAGCTGGATGCAAAACGATTTGAAAAGCTG CTTAAGTGGCGCGATTTGATGACCCAGGATGAGGTTGTGCAGAAGACAGCTTTGGATGTCCAGCTGCATGCCGAGTTCCAGAAATCGAAGACCCTTGGAAATCCCCAGTACGACCTTGCCTTCAAGGGCACACCATAG
- the LOC6604891 gene encoding pyrimidodiazepine synthase isoform X2, with the protein MALPQKHFKRGSPKPEIPEDGVLRYYSMRFCPYSQRAGLVLAAKKIPHHTVYIDLSEKPEWYIDYSPLGKVPAIQLPHLPGQPALVESLVIAEYLDEQYPGEGSLFPKDPLQKALDRILIERLSPAVSAIYPVLFTKNPPADAIKNFETALDVFEQEITKRGTPYFGGNKIGIADYMIWPWFERFPALKYTLDEPYELDKTRYQNLLKWRDLVAQDEAVKATALDARIHAKFMKTRHENKPDYDVAFQPL; encoded by the exons ATGGCCCTGCCGCAAAAGCACTTCAAGAGAG GTTCGCCCAAACCGGAGATTCCCGAGGATGGAGTCCTGCGTTACTACTCGATGAGATTCTGCCCGTACTCGCAGCGTGCCGGTTTGGTTTTGGCCGCCAAAAAGATTCCACATCACACGGTTTACATCGATCTTAGCGAGAAACCAGAGTGGTACATCGACTACAGTCCATTGGGCAAGGTGCCGGCTATCCAGTTGCCACATCTGCCTGGACAACCGGCTTTGGTGGAGTCCCTGGTCATTGCCGAGTACTTGGATGAACAGTATCCGGGCGAGGGCTCCCTATTCCCCAAGGATCCATTGCAAAAGGCGCTAGACAGGATCCTCATCGAACGCCTGTCGCCCGCTGTCAGCGCCATTTACCCCGTGCTCTTCACCAAGAATCCACCCGCTGATGCCATCAAGAACTTTGAGACCGCTCTGGATGTCTTTGAGCAGGAGATCACCAAGCGGGGAACTCCATACTTTGGAGGCAACAAAATCGGCATTGCGGACTACATGATTTGGCCCTGGTTCGAGCGATTCCCGGCCCTCAAGTACACTCTGGATGAACCCTACGAGCTGGACAAGACGCGCTATCAGAATCTGTTGAAGTGGAGGGATCTGGTGGCCCAGGATGAGGCTGTCAAGGCCACCGCCTTGGATGCCCGAATTCATGCCAAGTTCATGAAGACCCGCCATGAGAACAAACCCGACTACGATGTCGCCTTCCAGCCCTTGTAA
- the LOC6604893 gene encoding pyrimidodiazepine synthase: MSNTQHLTTGSAKPIFPDDGILKLYSMRFCPYAHRVHLVLDAKKITYHAIYINLRDKPEWFSLVSSSTKVPALELVNEPGNPVLIESLIICDYLDEKYPEVPLYPKDLLKKAQEKILIERFGQFINAFYHLVQHDNPEQLVDTDHYAGLVVYEEELKRRGTKFFGGDSPGMLDYMMWPWCERFDSLKYTFEQKFELSPKRFPTLIKWRDLMIQDRAVKCFYLDGETHAKYINSRRSGQADYNMLYNEAKRVKLG; encoded by the exons ATGAGCAATACTCAGCACTTAACTACTG GTTCGGCAAAGCCCATTTTTCCGGATGATGGGATCTTAAAGCTGTATTCGATGCGCTTTTGCCCCTATGCACACCGTGTGCACCTGGTCCTGGATGCCAAAAAGATTACCTACCACGCTATCTACATCAATCTTCGCGACAAACCCGAGTGGTTCTCCCTGGTGAGCAGCTCCACAAAGGTGCCGGCACTGGAGCTGGTCAACGAACCGGGAAATCCTGTGCTGATCGAGTCGCTCATTATTTGTGACTACCTGGACGAAAAATATCCGGAGGTGCCATTGTATCCCAAGGATCTGCTTAAGAAGGCTCAGGAGAAGATTTTAATCGAACGTTTCGGACAGTTTATCAATGCTTTCTACCACCTGGTGCAGCACGACAATCCCGAGCAGTTGGTTGACACCGATCACTATGCCGGATTGGTCGTTTACGAAGAGGAACTGAAGCGACGTGGTACCAAATTCTTTGGTGGCGACAGCCCAGGCATGCTTGACTACATGATGTGGCCCTGGTGCGAGCGCTTTGACTCTCTGAAATacacttttgaacaaaaattcgaaTTGAGTCCGAAACGTTTTCCCACTTTG ATTAAGTGGCGCGACTTGATGATCCAGGATCGTGCTGTGAAGTGTTTCTATCTGGATGGAGAGACCCATGCCAAATACATCAACTCTCGGCGATCGGGCCAGGCCGATTATAATATGCTATA CAATGAGGCCAAACGTGTCAAATTGGGGTAG